One segment of Hippopotamus amphibius kiboko isolate mHipAmp2 chromosome 2, mHipAmp2.hap2, whole genome shotgun sequence DNA contains the following:
- the LOC130846629 gene encoding NTF2-related export protein 2-like: MDRRGRALTRLHLDKATLTWNGNVVTGLEALINFFEMLLSSEFQLSMLDCKPVHEQATQAQTTVLVVTSETMKFDGNKQHYFNKNFLLTAQPTPNKIMWKTTSDCFCFQDWASS, translated from the coding sequence ATGGACAGAAGAGGACGGGCACTAACCAGGCTGCATCTGGACAAGGCCACTTTAACATGGAATGGAAATGTTGTCACAGGGCTGGAAgccctaattaatttttttgagatgTTGCTTTCTAGTGAATTCCAGCTCAGTATGTTAGATTGCAAGCCAGTTCATGAGCAAGCTACTCAGGCCCAGACTACAGTTCTTGTTGTGACCAGTGAAACTATGAAGTTTGATGGAAACAAACAACACTACTTCAACAAGAATTTCCTGCTGACTGCTCAGCCTACTCCTAATAAAATCATGTGGAAGACTACAAGTGACTGCTTCTGTTTTCAAGATTGGGCTAGTAGTTAA